Within Micromonospora parathelypteridis, the genomic segment GATCGGAGACGTGTTAGCGTGCTCGTCGTTGTCAGCGAGCGCCGCTAGCTCAACTGGCAGAGCAGCGGACTCTTAATCCGCGGGTTCGGGGTTCGAGTCCCTGGCGGCGCACCAGCAGTAACATCCTCAGGGCAGGTCGGTTAGACCGGCCCTGAGGCCATTTGGTGAACCCTGCGTCCGGCATCGAACAGGTAACCCAGGCGACGAGCGCGCCCGATCCGCACACCCGTGAGTTCCCGCGCTCTGATGAGCCGATCCACCGTCCAGTACGAGACGCTCAGCATTTCGGCCACCTGGTCAATCGTCAGCCAGTTGCCGACGCTCTTCGACGTGTCCACAGTCAGTTCCTCCCGTTGCTGGAGGTGGCGTCAGGGCTTGCAGAGATATCGGGGGCGTCGTCCTGTGTCACCTTGTCTGCTGCCGAGCAGGGCGGACCGGCGTTGCGCCCGCTGGGACAGGGCGCGCAGGAGCCGGCGTTGCAGCGGCGGGATATCCGGGTCATCCGGGCGGGCCAGCCCTCAGGCGTAGGTGGCCGGTTGGTGAGGGCCGGCGGGGTCGCCGTCGTCGGTGCCAGTGCTGATGCCGAGGAAGTTTGCGGACCCAGACGCGGGCGTGCTAAACGCCAT encodes:
- a CDS encoding excisionase family DNA-binding protein; the encoded protein is MDTSKSVGNWLTIDQVAEMLSVSYWTVDRLIRARELTGVRIGRARRLGYLFDAGRRVHQMASGPV